TCGGCATGTCGCGAAGCAGCTGATCGGGTTCGAGGAAGGCCTTGTTGACAAAGTAGTGGCACTCGATACGGGCGATGGACAGTGCCCGATGTGCCTCGCTGAAGTGATCGACCACCTGGGGGTTGGGGCGCAGGGTGGCAGTGCGTCCCTCCCAGGTCGACCAGGCCCTGGCAGCATGCATCTGGGCGATCTGGTCGGGGCCGGTAAGGCGCTTGTAGAAGGCCTGCATCAGGTCGCCACGCTCCTCTGGCGGAATTGGTGCGACATAGTCTTCCCAATAATCGGGAAACAGGCGGCTGGCGCCTTCCTGATAAAACCAGCTGAACTCCTGCGGGCGGCACAGGAAGATGCCACGCAGGATCAGACCCTGCACGCGCTGCGGATGCGCTTGCGCATAGGCTAGCGCCAGGGTGGAGCCCCAGGAGCCGCCAAACAGCACGAATCTGTCGATGCCCAGATGCTCACGAATACGCTCGATATCGGCGATCAGCGCCTGGGTGGTATTGTGCTCCAGGCTCGCGTGAGGGGTGGAACGACCGCAGCCGCGCTGATCGAAGGTGACAATGCGATACAGGGCAGGATCGAAGTAACGGCGACTGGCGGAATCGCAGCCGGCGCCGGGACCACCATGAATGAACAGCACCGGCAACCCGTCCGCCGAGCCACTCTCGTCGACGTACAGCACATGCGGTGGCTCGACCGCCAGCTCATGGCGTGCGTAGGGTTTGATCTCCGGATACAAAGTCTGCATGGTCGGCTCCTGTTCGATGGGCTACAACTGCCGTGTCCGCTCTGCCCGGCATCATAACCATGAAAAGGAAGTTCGGCATGTCGATGCGTCACCTGTCCTGGTCGCTGCTTGTCTCTCTCACCCTTCTGCTCGCCGGTTGCGGCGGCCGCGACGACCCGCAGGCTGCGCTGGAAGCCGCCGTGCAGCTGCTGCAGGACAATATCGAGGCCAAGAACACCGGCGCGGTGATGGAGCAGCTGCATGGCGATTTCCTGGCCCGCCAGGAGCAGGACCGCGAATGGGCCAGGCACACCATGACCCTGCTGTTTCTACGCCACAAGAACATCAAGGTGCTCGCGCTGGGCAAGCGCAGCTGGATCGACTTGGCAATCAGCCGCAAGGGCTATACCGAGGCGCAGGTCGGCCTGAGCGGTGCAGAGGGGCTGATCCCCGACAGCGCGCGACACTATTCGGTGAAGCTGGAATGGTGGCTCGACGGCGGCGAGTGGAAACTCGCGCGTCTGGAATGGGAGTGACGCCGCAGCCCGGATGCACTCCGGACTGCGGACGACCGCCGGATCAGTCGGCCTGGCGCCAGATCAGATCCGAAGTGACGTAACCCTGCTCACGGGCGATGCTGAGCAGCTTGTCGCGGGTTTCCTGGTCAACTTCCGGGGTAC
The sequence above is drawn from the Pseudomonas sp. Z8(2022) genome and encodes:
- the pip gene encoding prolyl aminopeptidase, whose amino-acid sequence is MQTLYPEIKPYARHELAVEPPHVLYVDESGSADGLPVLFIHGGPGAGCDSASRRYFDPALYRIVTFDQRGCGRSTPHASLEHNTTQALIADIERIREHLGIDRFVLFGGSWGSTLALAYAQAHPQRVQGLILRGIFLCRPQEFSWFYQEGASRLFPDYWEDYVAPIPPEERGDLMQAFYKRLTGPDQIAQMHAARAWSTWEGRTATLRPNPQVVDHFSEAHRALSIARIECHYFVNKAFLEPDQLLRDMPKIAHLPGIIVHGRYDAICPLDNAWALHQAWPNSELQIIRDAGHSAAEPGITDALIRAAEQMARRLLDLPPEDA